In Mucilaginibacter celer, one DNA window encodes the following:
- a CDS encoding phosphatidylinositol-specific phospholipase C/glycerophosphodiester phosphodiesterase family protein: MQAALCHKHLKFVFFVTLSLIAFTTRAQRSPLPKAFAHNDYWHNRPLYDALDHGFLNVEADIYLRDDELLVAHILPSFQKRRTLEQLYLKPLLDYYKGNNKEIKYPLSPLTLMIDIKSDADKTYAKLTEVLKDYKSILSGYDNGVVTTGKVTIVLTGNKPYQMIKEQTQRFAFIDEDLMQVRTDTASNAVYQTASCKYSRLLNWTGKGPMPENQKQLLLAYVAVAHHYKKRVRLWASPENKEVWRALLDCDVDLINTDKLAELRDFFADKREEEERSAEQVRYAKVNNSK, encoded by the coding sequence ATGCAAGCAGCACTTTGCCACAAGCACCTGAAATTTGTGTTTTTTGTTACCCTGTCACTCATTGCCTTCACCACCCGGGCTCAACGCTCCCCTCTCCCCAAAGCTTTCGCACATAATGATTACTGGCACAACCGCCCGCTGTATGATGCGCTCGACCATGGCTTTTTAAATGTTGAGGCTGATATTTACCTGCGCGATGATGAACTGTTGGTAGCACATATCCTCCCTTCATTTCAAAAAAGAAGAACCTTAGAGCAGCTTTACCTTAAACCCCTGCTTGATTATTATAAAGGGAATAACAAGGAAATCAAATACCCGCTATCGCCCTTAACGCTGATGATCGACATCAAATCTGACGCGGATAAAACTTACGCCAAATTGACCGAAGTACTTAAGGACTATAAATCAATCCTGTCAGGCTATGATAACGGCGTGGTTACAACCGGTAAGGTTACCATTGTTTTAACCGGTAATAAGCCTTATCAAATGATTAAAGAGCAAACACAGCGCTTTGCTTTTATTGATGAAGATTTGATGCAGGTGCGTACTGATACCGCATCAAACGCGGTTTACCAGACAGCCAGCTGCAAATATTCAAGATTACTTAACTGGACAGGCAAAGGCCCTATGCCCGAAAACCAGAAACAGTTATTATTAGCCTACGTGGCGGTAGCTCATCACTATAAAAAACGCGTAAGGCTATGGGCTTCGCCCGAAAACAAAGAGGTTTGGCGCGCCCTGCTTGATTGCGATGTTGATTTGATCAATACAGATAAACTGGCCGAACTGCGTGATTTTTTTGCAGATAAACGTGAAGAGGAAGAACGCAGTGCCGAACAGGTACGATACGCCAAGGTAAACAACAGTAAATAG